From the Vibrio natriegens NBRC 15636 = ATCC 14048 = DSM 759 genome, the window GATAAGAATCGGTTTTAGTGCTTCCATAGATTGTGGCAGTGATACTTTATCAGCCAGTAGTTTCGCCGAGTAACCCGCAATGAAACCTGCTGCGATACCGCCTAAGAAACCTGAACCGATAGAACTAGCCAGCATACCGCCAACCAAACCTGGAGCCAGGCCCGGACGGTCTGCAATTGAGAAGGCAATGAAACCTGCAAGAACCGGAATCATAAGCGCGAACGCAGAACCACCACCGATATTCATCAGTGCAGCGGCCATAGTACCTTCTTCTTTAAAGGCTTCGATACCGAACACGAAGGATAGGGCAATGATCAAACCACCTGCAACTACCACAGGAAGCATGTGCGATACGCCTGTCATCAGGTGTTTGTACACGCCTTTTTTCTCTTCCGTTGCAGACTCACTAGAAGAGCCAGAGTGCTGGTAAACCGTCGCCTGTTCAAAGGCTTTGTCCATCTCTTCTGCTGTTTTCTTAAGTGCTGGACCAGTCTTAGTACGGTACATTTTCTTACCGTTAAAGCGATCTAGTGGCACTTCGATATCTGCAGCGATGATTACTAAATCCGCTTCTTCGATCTCTTGCGCGGTTAGCTGGTTTTTAGCACCGACAGAGCCACGAGTTTCCACTTTGATTTGGTGTCCACGACGTTTGCCTTCTTCATCCAGCGCTTCTGCTGCCATAAAGGTATGAGCAACACCTGTCGGACAAGCTGTGATAGCAACAATTTTCTTCACAGAGGACGCGGTGCTTTCTGCTGGCGCTGAAACGGTTGTCGCTTGCTCCAGCACACTTGCGCTCTCTACAGCAGTTTGCAGAAATGCCTCGGCATCTTTAGCGACTGCACCTATCTCGGCTTGATAGACTTTTTTGCCTACGAAACGAGAAGTATCTACCGGCGTATTCGCGGCGATGATGATAGCTTCAGCCTGTTCAATGTCAGCGTCTGTAAGTAAATTAGGTTCGATGATGCTCGATTGACATTCAATCTTTGCATTCCATCCCAGTTTAGTCGCTGCTTGATCGAGTAGTCCTGCTGCCAGGATGCTGTTTGCAACACCACTTGGACAGGCTGTAATAATGGCAATATTCATACTGATAACCTTCTGTTCCTTAGTTATTGTCTAAGTTTGTATTAGAGTTAAGCTCGCTCACTTGAGTTTGTAGCTTAATGTTCTCCAGTTCTTCCTGACTGGTAAGTCCAACGCCCACCTGACTCACTGCTAAAGCAGAAAGTGCTGTGGCGAAGCGTAATAATTCGTTCTTTGGCATGACTTGCATGTGGCCCCAACACAGCCCGGCAACAAGTGTGTCACCTGCGCCTACGGTACTGACCACATTCATTCTCGGTGGTTGTGCGCGTAGCCACTCACCTTGATTGAGCCACATCACACCATTCGCTCCCATAGAAACGACGATGTTTTCAATTCCTTTGTCAGCCAGCGACTGTGCCGCTTGTTGACATTGTTCTGGCGTTTCGAGGTGCTGACCAACAAAGTCACTCAGCTCTTCGTCGTTAGGCTTGATAAGCCAAGGGTGCGCATCAATACCCGCACTCAAAGCCGCTTTACTGCTATCAAACAGAACTTTTTTTCCAAGCTGGTGCAGTTTTTCGATCCAAGCGGCGCATAGTTCAGGAGTCACGCCACCCGGAAGGCTACCTGCGAGTACAAAGTAGTCGTGCGTCTCTGCAAGTCGGAAAAGCGTATCTTCGAAACGAGCGATGTCTTCAGCTGTAACCTGAACGCCCGGGAAGTTGATGTCGCTGACTTCGCCGTTTGATTCAACGAGTTTTACGTTGATTCGGGTAGAGCCTTCAACTTCGATAAACTCGTCTTTAACGTCAATCTCTGCAAATAGCTGGTGGAAAAGCTCTGGATTATCTTTACCTAAGAATCCGGTCACGGTTACGTCTGCGCCTAAATCACTCAGCACTTTCGCCACGTTCACACCTTTACCAGCAGCATGGAGGTTGCTTTGTTTTACTAGGCTTACTGAGCCCACTTTTAACGCCTCAACCGAGCCTGTAAGGTCAAGCGCTGGATTCAGCGTAATAGTGACGACTTTGTTTGTTTTTGTGCTAGTCATAACCGCCCCTTAACCTTCACCAAGGCCAGATGCGATTGCGTTACCGATTGATTCAAGTGCTTGAGCGGCATCTGGGCCTTCAGCAGAGAACTGAAGTTGGTGGCCGTGTTTCACACCCAAGGCGATAACTTTCATTAAGCTTTTCGCGTTTACTGTTTTACCGTCACCGTCTAGGTTAGACACCTGAATTTTTGACTCGAATTTTTTAGCTTCTGCAACTAGCATTGCACCTGGACGAGCGTGCAGACCATGCGAGTTTTTGATTTTGAACACTGCTGTGTTTCCGTCTCCAGAAGCAGCAGGCGCCATTTCCTCACCATTAAACAGAGCAAG encodes:
- the fruA gene encoding PTS fructose transporter subunit IIBC, whose amino-acid sequence is MNIAIITACPSGVANSILAAGLLDQAATKLGWNAKIECQSSIIEPNLLTDADIEQAEAIIIAANTPVDTSRFVGKKVYQAEIGAVAKDAEAFLQTAVESASVLEQATTVSAPAESTASSVKKIVAITACPTGVAHTFMAAEALDEEGKRRGHQIKVETRGSVGAKNQLTAQEIEEADLVIIAADIEVPLDRFNGKKMYRTKTGPALKKTAEEMDKAFEQATVYQHSGSSSESATEEKKGVYKHLMTGVSHMLPVVVAGGLIIALSFVFGIEAFKEEGTMAAALMNIGGGSAFALMIPVLAGFIAFSIADRPGLAPGLVGGMLASSIGSGFLGGIAAGFIAGYSAKLLADKVSLPQSMEALKPILIIPFVATLFTGLVMIYIVGGPVAGIMNGLTEFLNNMGSDRAVLLGIILGAMMCFDLGGPVNKAAYAFGVGLLASQTYAPMAAIMAAGMVPALGMGLATFLAKNKFEESEREAGKASFVLGLCFISEGAIPFAAKDPMRVIPACMAGGALTGALSMLFGAKLMAPHGGLFVLLIPNAITPVLMYLVAIAAGTAVTGFTYAFLKNKAEAKQEVTA
- the pfkB gene encoding 1-phosphofructokinase, giving the protein MTSTKTNKVVTITLNPALDLTGSVEALKVGSVSLVKQSNLHAAGKGVNVAKVLSDLGADVTVTGFLGKDNPELFHQLFAEIDVKDEFIEVEGSTRINVKLVESNGEVSDINFPGVQVTAEDIARFEDTLFRLAETHDYFVLAGSLPGGVTPELCAAWIEKLHQLGKKVLFDSSKAALSAGIDAHPWLIKPNDEELSDFVGQHLETPEQCQQAAQSLADKGIENIVVSMGANGVMWLNQGEWLRAQPPRMNVVSTVGAGDTLVAGLCWGHMQVMPKNELLRFATALSALAVSQVGVGLTSQEELENIKLQTQVSELNSNTNLDNN